In uncultured Methanobacterium sp., a genomic segment contains:
- a CDS encoding aminotransferase class III-fold pyridoxal phosphate-dependent enzyme, translating to MEKNLNTYEIEDSCYASFANKTALSIEKGEGVYAFDEDGKKYLDLTAGWGVTSIGHANPVITEAICQQSKKIMQNPNSGATYSPARSKLLLLMQEILPDNLTRIFFSNSGAEANDAAIKLARKVTGKLNIISTEKSFHGRTVSTVSATGQNSHRDRFNPLIPHHIFVPYNDIPAIEEVIGNDVAAVIVEPIQGEGGINVPDPDYLSQLSLLCTENNVLLIADEIQTGFCRTGPMFMSQDVKIDILTMAKGIAGGFPFGAFAFTEEIHNKLEKGDHGGTYCGNPLGCAVSYAVIKYMLDNKIWENVEDVGDYAIQELNNLKSEFPNIIKDVRGKGLLIAVELVDDNVASLINSYCLTKGLILNVTQGNVVRMFPALNISRTQMEQGLNILKTALAEYNRQ from the coding sequence ATGGAAAAAAATTTAAACACTTATGAAATTGAAGATAGTTGCTATGCTTCTTTTGCTAATAAAACAGCATTATCCATAGAAAAAGGTGAAGGAGTTTATGCTTTTGATGAGGATGGTAAAAAATATCTGGATCTTACTGCCGGATGGGGAGTAACCAGTATTGGACACGCAAATCCAGTAATCACCGAAGCCATTTGCCAGCAAAGTAAAAAAATCATGCAGAATCCTAACTCTGGAGCTACTTATTCACCAGCAAGGTCTAAACTTCTGTTATTGATGCAGGAAATACTGCCTGATAATTTAACCCGAATATTCTTTTCAAATAGTGGTGCAGAGGCCAATGATGCTGCTATTAAGTTGGCAAGGAAAGTAACTGGAAAATTGAATATTATATCCACTGAAAAAAGTTTTCACGGAAGGACAGTTAGCACTGTATCAGCAACCGGTCAAAATTCCCACAGAGATAGATTTAATCCACTAATTCCCCATCATATATTCGTTCCCTACAATGATATTCCTGCAATAGAGGAGGTTATTGGTAACGATGTTGCGGCGGTAATTGTCGAACCAATACAGGGTGAAGGTGGTATTAATGTGCCTGATCCAGACTACCTCAGTCAATTATCTCTTTTATGCACAGAAAACAATGTTCTTTTGATAGCAGATGAAATTCAAACTGGTTTTTGCAGAACAGGACCAATGTTTATGTCTCAAGATGTTAAAATTGATATTTTAACCATGGCCAAGGGAATTGCAGGAGGATTCCCCTTCGGAGCATTCGCATTTACTGAAGAGATCCACAATAAACTTGAAAAGGGAGACCACGGTGGTACTTACTGTGGCAACCCATTAGGTTGTGCAGTTTCTTATGCAGTTATCAAATACATGTTAGATAATAAAATCTGGGAAAATGTGGAAGACGTTGGTGATTATGCCATCCAAGAACTGAACAATTTGAAAAGTGAGTTTCCTAACATAATTAAGGATGTCAGAGGGAAAGGATTATTAATTGCTGTTGAATTAGTTGATGATAATGTTGCATCACTCATTAATTCTTACTGTTTGACTAAGGGCCTTATTTTAAATGTTACCCAGGGTAATGTGGTTCGAATGTTCCCTGCCTTAAATATATCCCGAACACAAATGGAACAAGGATTAAATATACTTAAAACGGCATTAGCTGAATATAATCGACAGTAA
- a CDS encoding iron-containing alcohol dehydrogenase: MSFNMYVPTRILFGEGELNNFHEQKMPGKKAMVVISNGKSTKENGYLARTEEQLKTAGVETVLFDKVEANPLKSTVMLGSALARVNDCDFLVALGGGSCIDAAKAIAVMTTNDGDYWDYIPSGSGKGKEIQNKPLPIVAIPTTAGTGSETDPGMVITNEKNEKTGFLDEDLFPVLAIVDPELMLTVPPKFTAYQGFDALFHSLEGYISNGGNILSDVYALAAIENVARNLARAVKNGNDMEAREKVAFGSTLSGLVMSVGATTSQHSLEHAMSAFHHELPHGAGLIILSKAYFTHFINQHVCDGRFVKMAQAMGMEDAKDPMDFITTLVKLQEDCGVADLKMSDYGIKPEEFETLAKNAKETMGFLFTVDRAELNIEDCVAIYEAAYK, translated from the coding sequence ATGAGTTTTAACATGTATGTACCTACTAGAATCTTATTTGGAGAAGGAGAATTAAATAATTTTCATGAACAAAAAATGCCGGGCAAGAAAGCCATGGTGGTTATTTCCAATGGAAAATCCACCAAAGAAAATGGTTATCTGGCCAGAACAGAAGAACAGTTAAAAACTGCAGGTGTAGAAACTGTGCTATTTGATAAAGTGGAAGCAAATCCCTTGAAGTCAACAGTTATGCTGGGAAGTGCCTTAGCCAGAGTAAATGATTGTGACTTCCTGGTTGCTCTTGGTGGAGGAAGCTGTATTGATGCTGCCAAAGCCATTGCAGTAATGACCACTAACGATGGAGACTACTGGGATTACATTCCATCCGGAAGTGGAAAAGGAAAAGAAATTCAGAATAAACCACTCCCCATAGTGGCTATCCCAACCACAGCAGGCACAGGTTCTGAGACAGATCCGGGGATGGTAATTACCAACGAAAAAAATGAGAAAACCGGATTTTTAGATGAAGACTTGTTCCCAGTTTTAGCAATAGTCGATCCAGAGCTCATGCTTACTGTACCCCCAAAATTTACAGCTTATCAGGGATTTGATGCATTATTCCACAGTTTAGAAGGATATATTTCCAATGGTGGAAATATCCTGAGCGACGTGTATGCCCTGGCAGCTATAGAAAATGTGGCCCGTAACCTGGCAAGAGCAGTTAAAAACGGGAACGACATGGAAGCCCGTGAAAAAGTAGCCTTTGGAAGCACTCTTTCTGGTTTAGTTATGTCGGTAGGGGCTACAACCAGCCAACATTCCCTTGAACATGCAATGTCAGCGTTTCACCATGAACTCCCTCATGGAGCCGGCCTTATCATTCTGAGCAAAGCCTACTTCACACACTTCATCAATCAACATGTGTGTGACGGGAGATTTGTAAAAATGGCCCAGGCTATGGGAATGGAAGATGCAAAAGATCCAATGGACTTTATCACTACCCTGGTAAAATTACAGGAAGACTGTGGAGTTGCCGACCTTAAAATGTCTGATTATGGAATCAAACCAGAAGAATTTGAAACACTTGCTAAAAATGCCAAAGAAACCATGGGCTTTTTATTTACGGTAGATCGGGCTGAACTTAATATTGAAGATTGTGTGGCAATTTATGAGGCTGCTTACAAATAA
- a CDS encoding MarR family transcriptional regulator — protein MDYIFDKNDILYAILKLGHEMKRKAQNKLKQYDITLEQWLLLYFVYQNEGCNQKKLSETSSRDTGAMTRSLNTLENKGLIERKSSYQDKREFLIYLTSEGKNLYKDTSEVMSQNAREIKSIFGESELEQFMYLLEKLDSNLE, from the coding sequence ATGGATTACATTTTTGATAAAAATGATATACTTTATGCAATTTTGAAATTAGGGCATGAAATGAAAAGAAAAGCTCAAAATAAACTTAAACAATATGATATTACGTTAGAACAATGGTTGCTTTTATATTTTGTATATCAAAATGAAGGATGTAATCAAAAAAAACTGTCTGAAACTTCAAGTAGAGATACCGGAGCTATGACCCGTAGTTTAAATACTCTTGAAAATAAAGGACTTATCGAGAGGAAAAGTTCATATCAAGACAAAAGAGAATTTTTAATATATTTAACAAGTGAAGGTAAAAATTTATATAAAGACACATCAGAAGTAATGTCTCAGAATGCTCGAGAAATTAAATCTATATTTGGTGAGAGCGAACTGGAACAATTTATGTATTTATTAGAGAAATTAGATTCAAATTTAGAATAA
- a CDS encoding aldo/keto reductase — protein sequence MEYVKLGNTGMDVSRICLGCMSFGIGERGVFPWALDEERSRPMIKKALDLGINFFDTANFYSDGTSEEITGKALNDYADRDEIVIATKVFFQMREGPNGGGLSRKAIMSEIDKSLKRLGTDYVDLYQIHRLDHNTPIEETMEALHDVVKAGKARYIGASSMYAWEFLKANQVAEENGWTKFITMQNHYNLMYREEEREMLPLCKEEKIGVIPWSPLAGGRLTREWETVTPRSKIDEISNNLFTPTASLDRKVVERISEVAKKRDVSMAQIALAWLLQNETVTAPIVGTTKMSHIKNASDALSINLTKEEIALLEEPYIPHPVIGIEVD from the coding sequence ATGGAATATGTAAAACTTGGAAATACAGGTATGGATGTATCCCGAATTTGTCTTGGATGTATGAGCTTTGGTATAGGAGAAAGAGGAGTGTTCCCATGGGCACTTGATGAGGAACGCAGCCGCCCAATGATTAAAAAAGCTCTTGATTTGGGTATTAATTTTTTTGATACTGCAAATTTCTATTCAGACGGGACAAGTGAAGAGATTACTGGCAAGGCATTAAATGATTACGCAGATCGAGATGAAATTGTAATTGCAACGAAGGTTTTTTTCCAAATGCGTGAAGGTCCAAATGGTGGGGGGCTTTCCCGAAAAGCAATTATGAGTGAAATTGATAAGAGCCTTAAACGCCTAGGAACGGATTATGTGGATCTATACCAAATTCACCGCTTAGATCACAATACTCCCATCGAAGAAACAATGGAAGCATTGCATGATGTTGTGAAGGCTGGAAAGGCAAGATACATTGGTGCATCATCCATGTATGCATGGGAATTTCTGAAGGCGAACCAGGTGGCTGAAGAAAATGGATGGACCAAGTTTATAACGATGCAGAATCATTACAACCTCATGTACCGTGAAGAGGAAAGGGAGATGCTGCCACTTTGTAAGGAAGAAAAAATCGGTGTGATTCCATGGAGTCCACTTGCCGGAGGAAGATTAACACGTGAATGGGAAACAGTAACTCCCCGTTCAAAAATAGATGAGATTAGTAATAATCTTTTCACCCCAACAGCCAGTTTAGACAGAAAAGTAGTTGAACGAATATCTGAAGTAGCAAAAAAACGAGATGTTTCAATGGCTCAAATTGCGCTTGCCTGGTTACTACAGAATGAAACTGTAACCGCCCCCATTGTAGGTACTACAAAAATGTCGCATATCAAAAATGCATCAGATGCTCTTTCCATTAATTTAACAAAAGAAGAAATTGCGCTGTTGGAAGAACCGTATATCCCACATCCAGTGATTGGTATAGAGGTAGATTAA
- a CDS encoding TMEM175 family protein: protein MDKLRMETFSDAVLAILLTILVLELSIPQTADLNGLFQMKEQFLAYGISFFILATYWINHHHLLDLADKINEQVIWANILGLFSISLFPFVTAWFGKSDFNSLVPAMLYGIVFLTTNAAYAFLQYSLIKCNGESSKIYKTLSGDRRILITFAISIISIFLAFISPILTPITCFLITAMFVIPTKTIENFFKN from the coding sequence ATGGATAAATTGAGAATGGAAACATTTAGTGATGCTGTTCTAGCTATTCTATTAACTATTTTAGTTTTAGAATTATCTATTCCTCAAACAGCTGATTTAAATGGTTTATTCCAAATGAAAGAACAATTTTTAGCTTATGGAATAAGTTTTTTTATTTTAGCTACTTACTGGATAAATCATCATCATTTATTAGATTTAGCTGACAAAATTAATGAACAGGTAATATGGGCTAATATTTTAGGTTTATTTTCCATTTCTCTGTTCCCATTTGTAACAGCATGGTTTGGAAAAAGTGATTTTAACAGCTTGGTTCCTGCAATGTTATATGGCATTGTGTTTTTAACTACAAATGCTGCTTATGCCTTTCTTCAATATTCATTAATTAAATGTAATGGTGAATCTTCAAAAATTTACAAGACATTATCGGGCGATAGGAGAATTTTAATAACCTTTGCAATAAGTATTATTTCAATATTTTTAGCCTTTATTTCACCAATCCTTACACCGATAACTTGTTTTTTAATCACAGCAATGTTTGTTATTCCAACAAAAACTATTGAAAATTTTTTTAAAAATTAA
- a CDS encoding aldo/keto reductase, protein MFIKGGITLLYRSFGKTNEKISVLGFGCMRLPVIGDDPTNIDEESAINLIRYAIDRGVNFIDTAYPYHGISLAQGGQSEPLIAKALKEGYRKKVKIATKLPSWAVETREDMDKFLNEQLERLETDSIDFYMVHGINKTYWENLKELGFEEFLEGAIADGRIKYAGFSFHDRIELFKEVVDHYDWSFCLIQLNYLDDGYQAGEEGMKYASEKGLGVAVMEPLRGGHLAHGIPPEVQELFKGADVEKSPAEWAFRWVWNHPEVSVVLSGMNTMEQLDENLRIAQKAHPNALTDFELDITKKAKSIFEEKLKINCTGCGYCLPCPSGVNIPENFARYNDYFLFGSPETKDVYQFHYEGLIMENERASACIECGVCETHCTQDIPIIQELKKVKEFYE, encoded by the coding sequence ATTTTTATCAAAGGAGGAATAACACTGTTATACAGAAGTTTTGGAAAAACAAACGAAAAAATATCAGTTTTAGGGTTTGGATGCATGCGCCTTCCGGTAATTGGAGATGATCCTACTAATATTGATGAAGAATCTGCCATTAATCTGATTCGTTATGCCATTGACCGTGGTGTGAACTTTATCGACACTGCATACCCCTATCATGGCATTAGTTTAGCTCAGGGAGGACAAAGCGAACCTCTTATAGCGAAGGCATTGAAAGAGGGTTACAGAAAAAAGGTGAAAATCGCTACCAAACTCCCCAGTTGGGCAGTAGAAACCAGAGAAGATATGGACAAATTCTTAAATGAACAGTTAGAACGTTTGGAAACAGATTCCATTGATTTTTACATGGTGCATGGGATTAATAAAACATACTGGGAAAATTTGAAAGAACTTGGTTTTGAAGAGTTTTTGGAGGGGGCTATTGCTGATGGAAGAATAAAATATGCTGGTTTTTCATTCCATGACAGAATAGAACTATTCAAAGAGGTAGTTGACCATTATGATTGGTCTTTTTGTTTAATCCAGTTAAACTATTTGGATGATGGATATCAAGCAGGAGAAGAAGGTATGAAATATGCTTCTGAAAAAGGTTTAGGTGTTGCGGTAATGGAACCTTTAAGAGGCGGACACCTAGCCCATGGTATCCCACCAGAAGTTCAAGAATTATTCAAGGGGGCTGATGTTGAGAAATCCCCCGCAGAGTGGGCTTTTAGATGGGTCTGGAACCACCCTGAAGTATCAGTGGTCTTAAGTGGAATGAACACCATGGAACAGTTAGACGAGAATTTAAGGATTGCCCAAAAAGCTCATCCTAATGCGCTAACTGATTTTGAATTAGATATCACAAAAAAGGCCAAATCCATTTTTGAAGAAAAGCTGAAAATTAACTGCACAGGCTGTGGTTACTGTTTACCCTGTCCTTCTGGAGTAAACATCCCCGAAAACTTTGCAAGATATAATGACTATTTTTTGTTTGGAAGTCCCGAAACAAAAGATGTCTACCAATTCCACTATGAAGGTCTAATAATGGAAAATGAACGGGCATCAGCATGCATTGAATGTGGTGTATGTGAAACACATTGCACACAAGATATTCCCATAATTCAGGAATTAAAGAAAGTTAAAGAATTCTATGAATGA
- a CDS encoding cupin domain-containing protein, with product MGKSNLSESIIFPKGEKLPEKFSKNFTGDAWLNMLVPGDEVFNCPIGNVTFEPGCRNNWHKHPGGQILLVTGGRGYYQAEGNPAQELNPGDVVKIAPDIKHWHGAAPDSWFVHLSVETNVKAGPAEWLEPVTDEEYNKLE from the coding sequence ATGGGTAAATCAAATTTGAGTGAAAGCATAATCTTCCCAAAAGGAGAAAAACTTCCTGAAAAATTTAGTAAGAATTTCACAGGCGATGCATGGCTTAACATGCTGGTACCTGGTGATGAGGTATTTAATTGTCCAATAGGTAATGTGACATTTGAACCGGGCTGTCGGAATAACTGGCATAAACATCCTGGTGGACAGATTCTGCTCGTAACAGGTGGCCGAGGTTATTATCAGGCGGAGGGAAATCCAGCACAGGAACTTAATCCAGGTGATGTAGTGAAAATAGCTCCAGATATAAAGCACTGGCATGGAGCAGCGCCTGACAGTTGGTTTGTACATCTTTCGGTTGAGACAAATGTTAAAGCTGGCCCTGCAGAATGGTTGGAACCTGTAACCGATGAAGAATATAACAAATTAGAATAA
- a CDS encoding MFS transporter, translating to MSLNDSVKNESLPVAVWMLFIATITAMMGLGLVGPVLPTISKQLAASPSQVTLLYTSYNAVMAVAMLFTGFISTRLSIKKTLMLGIGIIGIFAFLAGFANNIWTIVGLRGLWGIGNSLFFATGLTALILLAGSAKARSIILFEAAFGIGISVGPLIGGLLGQFSWRFSFFGVGVIMAVVFALLLIYVPNVKEEVVKGKENTSLLDPFRAMKHRSIAVLGTSNFLYNFGFFALVAYAPLALGLSPLTMGGIFLVWGVLLALTSYFIGPKLIDRYGSTKPLYLILTLFMIVLLVMGIWTNMTWLMIACIIFSGALFGSINPLFSNAVMDASPVESSTTSAAFNFLRLAGGAIAPFMAGLLAELFSPHVPFLVGGCFVLGSIILIVLNRHHIQPVKSKIVEEKPKETILKVKDFMISDVISIKPNVTVRELLKLLTKHHIGGVPVVNNQNKLIGMISDGDIMRYLAPKEGSVHDFIYGVLMEEGETEQEVLKEKINTTVDKLMHKKRIYTLKKEDTLEKTIQILSQHHFKKLPVLDLEGKVTGIISRGDVNNNLMKILSQK from the coding sequence ATGTCATTAAATGATTCAGTAAAAAATGAAAGTTTACCTGTAGCAGTTTGGATGTTATTCATTGCAACAATTACCGCTATGATGGGTCTTGGACTTGTAGGTCCTGTTTTACCAACAATTTCCAAACAGTTAGCAGCAAGCCCTAGTCAAGTTACTTTACTCTATACTAGTTATAATGCTGTAATGGCTGTAGCAATGCTCTTTACAGGATTTATTTCTACTAGATTGAGTATTAAAAAGACTTTGATGTTGGGTATTGGTATTATAGGGATATTTGCATTTCTTGCAGGATTTGCTAACAATATCTGGACTATTGTGGGATTACGTGGGCTTTGGGGGATAGGAAATTCCCTTTTCTTTGCTACTGGACTTACCGCTTTAATCCTTCTAGCAGGATCTGCAAAAGCAAGATCAATTATTTTATTTGAAGCTGCTTTTGGAATAGGAATCTCTGTAGGACCTTTAATTGGAGGTTTACTAGGTCAATTTTCATGGAGATTTTCATTTTTTGGTGTTGGTGTCATAATGGCGGTTGTTTTTGCTTTACTGCTTATCTACGTACCAAATGTTAAAGAAGAAGTTGTAAAAGGAAAAGAAAACACTTCCCTGCTTGATCCTTTCCGTGCCATGAAGCATCGCTCGATAGCGGTATTAGGAACTTCTAATTTCCTTTATAACTTCGGTTTCTTTGCTTTAGTGGCATATGCACCCCTTGCACTTGGATTAAGTCCTTTAACTATGGGAGGAATATTTTTAGTATGGGGAGTCCTTCTTGCACTTACATCTTATTTCATAGGGCCCAAGCTTATTGATAGATATGGGTCAACTAAACCATTATATTTAATATTAACCCTGTTCATGATTGTTCTTTTAGTTATGGGTATTTGGACAAACATGACATGGTTAATGATAGCATGCATCATCTTTTCGGGTGCTCTATTCGGAAGTATTAATCCATTATTTTCAAATGCGGTTATGGATGCATCACCTGTTGAGTCTTCAACAACTTCTGCAGCATTTAATTTCTTGCGTTTGGCAGGTGGAGCGATAGCTCCTTTTATGGCAGGATTATTAGCTGAATTATTTTCACCACATGTACCATTCCTTGTTGGAGGCTGCTTCGTTTTAGGCTCTATAATATTAATAGTACTAAATCGTCACCATATCCAACCCGTTAAATCTAAAATAGTTGAAGAAAAACCAAAAGAAACTATTTTGAAAGTAAAAGACTTCATGATTTCAGATGTAATATCCATAAAACCAAATGTAACCGTTAGAGAACTACTAAAACTATTAACTAAACATCATATCGGCGGAGTTCCAGTTGTCAACAACCAAAATAAACTAATTGGAATGATTAGTGATGGAGACATCATGAGATATCTAGCTCCAAAAGAAGGATCTGTTCATGATTTCATTTACGGAGTACTTATGGAAGAAGGAGAAACAGAACAGGAAGTCCTAAAAGAAAAAATCAACACAACAGTTGACAAATTAATGCATAAAAAACGAATATACACCCTAAAAAAAGAGGATACCCTGGAAAAAACTATTCAAATTTTATCCCAGCATCACTTTAAAAAACTCCCAGTATTAGATCTAGAGGGTAAAGTCACAGGCATAATCAGTAGAGGAGATGTAAACAACAATTTAATGAAAATATTATCACAAAAATAA
- a CDS encoding 4Fe-4S binding protein: MVKERVLFLCTHNAARSQIAEGVFRDLHGDVFEVYSAGIKPQTVNPLAIKCMEEIGIDISHHKSKHMKEFQSQEFDYIITVCENACPLIVGGKKYFKHSFEDPSAFKGTAEEKLKFFAKIRDEIKDWLEDLYNSDMIHEINADNFSDLNMGFSDLDVGFSDIDMGVEHMDLLKGGISLKKDNCCLEEAGNNTVKNNSNSKCECEELTQSEDSGCGCEELTQSEDLDCGCEELVQSEDSGCGCEGAIKESDVSESGDAEPSKESVPSCCGTDSTDESDPVACCGASEYPDQSTVLNPDEPQFMVGNEFLEEFEDYARSIGINSIGYTQITPELLIQDKFIQYPNTIVLNMEMNKEIIEREPGPEAQKLNDAAYAKLADLTYKLSDYLRQHGFATEVAHPYEGVVNFSALGQKAGLGYIGQSGLLISPELGPRQKVSAIFVSIANLPHSLGTDHSWIPDYCDKCGKCVRACPEKALIEKETCCGTKETELVQKKCIGCIQGCTYCIEACPFTDKGYDYVKNKFDKITAKMKKRL; the protein is encoded by the coding sequence ATGGTCAAAGAAAGAGTTTTGTTCCTGTGTACTCATAACGCAGCCCGCTCGCAAATAGCAGAAGGCGTATTCAGGGATCTTCATGGGGATGTGTTTGAAGTTTACAGTGCAGGGATTAAACCTCAAACAGTGAATCCACTGGCCATAAAATGTATGGAAGAGATTGGAATTGACATTTCCCATCATAAGTCTAAACATATGAAAGAATTCCAATCTCAAGAATTTGATTACATCATCACTGTATGTGAAAATGCATGCCCTTTGATCGTTGGGGGTAAAAAATATTTTAAACATTCATTTGAAGATCCTTCTGCGTTTAAGGGAACTGCAGAAGAAAAATTGAAATTTTTTGCAAAAATAAGGGATGAAATAAAGGACTGGCTGGAAGATCTGTATAATTCGGATATGATACATGAAATTAACGCTGATAATTTCTCAGACCTTAATATGGGTTTCTCAGACCTTGATGTGGGTTTTTCAGATATTGATATGGGTGTTGAACATATGGATCTGCTTAAAGGAGGTATTTCATTGAAAAAAGATAACTGTTGCCTGGAAGAGGCAGGGAATAACACGGTTAAAAATAACTCTAATTCAAAATGTGAATGCGAAGAATTAACTCAATCTGAAGATTCAGGATGTGGTTGTGAAGAATTAACTCAATCTGAAGATTTAGACTGCGGTTGTGAAGAATTAGTTCAATCTGAAGATTCAGGATGTGGTTGTGAAGGAGCCATTAAGGAATCAGACGTGTCTGAATCTGGTGATGCGGAACCCTCTAAAGAATCTGTTCCCAGTTGTTGTGGAACCGATTCAACTGATGAATCAGACCCGGTAGCATGTTGTGGGGCTTCGGAATACCCGGATCAATCCACGGTCTTGAACCCTGATGAACCTCAGTTCATGGTTGGGAATGAATTTTTGGAAGAATTTGAAGACTACGCACGATCAATTGGTATTAATAGTATTGGATACACTCAGATAACTCCCGAGTTGTTGATTCAGGATAAATTCATCCAGTATCCAAATACCATTGTTCTGAACATGGAAATGAATAAAGAAATCATTGAACGAGAACCGGGTCCAGAAGCACAGAAATTGAATGATGCAGCTTATGCAAAACTGGCTGATTTGACCTATAAACTTTCAGATTATCTCCGCCAGCATGGTTTTGCAACTGAAGTTGCACATCCTTACGAGGGTGTAGTTAATTTCTCTGCCCTAGGCCAAAAAGCGGGTTTAGGTTACATTGGGCAAAGTGGGTTATTGATTTCTCCAGAATTAGGCCCGCGACAGAAAGTATCAGCCATATTCGTTAGCATAGCCAACTTACCCCATTCCTTAGGTACGGATCACTCCTGGATTCCTGATTACTGTGATAAATGTGGAAAATGTGTCAGAGCCTGCCCTGAAAAGGCATTAATTGAAAAAGAAACTTGTTGCGGTACAAAAGAAACGGAACTTGTACAAAAAAAGTGCATAGGTTGTATTCAGGGGTGTACTTACTGTATAGAAGCATGTCCATTCACGGATAAAGGATATGACTATGTTAAAAACAAATTTGATAAAATCACAGCTAAAATGAAAAAACGGTTATAA
- a CDS encoding metalloregulator ArsR/SmtB family transcription factor, giving the protein MSNCPIPGEDKPNENQKKRIKKLVESLPDDNQFEQYSGKLKALSDATRLKILYLLSDGELCVCEIIYALDKPQSSISHHLNILKNLGFIKGRKEGIWIHYSLSNPEITDIVKKLIESI; this is encoded by the coding sequence ATGTCAAATTGTCCGATTCCGGGTGAAGATAAGCCCAATGAGAACCAGAAGAAAAGAATTAAAAAACTAGTGGAATCATTACCCGATGATAATCAATTCGAACAGTATTCTGGAAAACTCAAAGCACTATCTGATGCAACCCGACTGAAAATATTGTATTTACTTTCAGATGGAGAATTATGTGTCTGTGAAATAATTTACGCTCTGGATAAGCCTCAGTCGAGCATATCTCATCATTTAAATATCCTGAAAAATCTAGGATTCATTAAAGGTCGGAAAGAGGGAATATGGATTCATTACAGCCTTTCAAATCCTGAAATAACAGATATTGTCAAAAAATTAATCGAATCAATCTAA
- a CDS encoding putative zinc-binding protein has protein sequence MVNEKKYALAPCSGMSPCGLITRAAANDTVQERDDLISICMGATSADREGFRELIRKYPIIAINGCEGSCVDKILEQKGVKVAKIINVQEELNSENLKPTDPVRLNDTGEKCVLVMKKKINELID, from the coding sequence ATGGTAAATGAAAAAAAATATGCTTTAGCTCCTTGCAGTGGAATGAGTCCATGTGGTTTAATTACCCGGGCTGCGGCTAATGACACAGTCCAGGAACGTGATGATCTAATATCAATCTGTATGGGTGCAACATCCGCAGACAGGGAAGGATTCAGAGAATTAATAAGAAAATATCCAATCATTGCAATCAATGGATGTGAAGGATCATGCGTTGATAAAATACTGGAACAAAAAGGGGTTAAAGTTGCTAAAATAATCAATGTGCAGGAAGAATTAAACTCTGAAAATTTAAAACCAACAGACCCGGTCCGGCTTAATGATACTGGTGAAAAATGTGTTTTAGTAATGAAAAAGAAGATTAATGAACTTATTGACTGA
- a CDS encoding helix-turn-helix domain-containing protein, with protein MNEEDVYFNEVYRTIDETFDYLGKKWNIKIIKGLFCNRNHFKDFLEMNPNLSSKVLSDRLKELEQKGIIEKKVVSSTPVQTEYFLTKKGLKLNKIIFEIFDFALDEVKIKNEHGSKLKEKSKENLRIHLNME; from the coding sequence ATGAATGAAGAAGATGTATATTTCAATGAAGTTTACAGAACTATCGATGAAACATTTGATTATCTTGGGAAGAAATGGAATATCAAAATAATCAAAGGATTATTCTGTAATCGTAACCATTTTAAAGACTTTCTAGAAATGAATCCTAATTTAAGTAGCAAAGTTCTCTCTGATCGATTGAAAGAATTAGAACAAAAAGGCATAATTGAAAAAAAAGTCGTAAGCTCTACACCTGTTCAGACAGAGTACTTTTTAACCAAAAAAGGGCTCAAATTAAATAAGATAATCTTTGAAATTTTTGATTTTGCATTGGATGAAGTCAAGATAAAGAATGAACATGGCTCTAAATTAAAAGAAAAATCCAAAGAAAATCTAAGAATTCATTTAAACATGGAATAA